The Panicum hallii strain FIL2 chromosome 5, PHallii_v3.1, whole genome shotgun sequence genome contains the following window.
TTGACGAAAGATGAGTCCTCCTTTCTATCTTAAAATCTACAAATGTGCTCACAGGAAGTCAATGTGCAAACAGCTACTGTTGGGGACCTACACAAGAACCAGAGTAACCTGAGGCATATCATGGTCGAGGTATTCTTGTGCATACAATGGCCTCTCGGACCAAGGCATCCAAGGGGTCAATACATTTCTTGAGCAGAGGGTCGTCGTCAGGCAAGATGCCTACAAGGTCATCAGATGCAAGGATTACCGTATTGACAGCTCTCACAAGAAGAACTTGGAGCGACACTCGCAGTAGATTTCTTGCACCTTCCATGTCCCCCTTCCTAAATGCATCGACTGATGGTAACACTGTGCGCTGCATGGAAGCTTCATCTGGACATAGCACCTCAAAACCCTGATGATGATATTTAAACAAGAAACAATTTAACCATGCACTCCCAGTTGGATAAATATAGAGTACTGTCAAAGAAAATATCAAACAGAATACTTCAAGGCATCTCACTAGGATGACAAATTGGGACTTGTACAAGTTAACATGGGACTAGCAAATGAAGAATGGACAGCCTGGCCATAAGACCTGCTGTTGTCAATCTTTTTGTGACCTTAGCTTTCAGACAAAGGTAGGTATCATGCAAAGTGACTGCGAAAAAAATCTGACTATCCATCAGTGACGTAGGAGCGGAATTGTCTTATTTGTGGAAAATACACATGCATGATGGTGTTGTCATATACCAACTTTCAAAGAAAGGCCTCGCTTCTACTAAAAATGCCTTAACAAAGTGGTCCAAAAAACACTCTATGTCCTGCTATTACATTCTTCAAGATATATCAACACTTCCATAAGAGGATTAAACCCATCTTATATTGAAAGCCAACATTGATACCACTCTcaatttttttttctcgaacacagGAGAGCTGTGTATCATTATATTAAAGAGGAAGAAAAGGGTAAAACAGGTAGCTGTGTATCATTATATTAAAGAGGAAGAAAAGGGTAAAACAGGTAATCCTTAAGCATAAAAGAATTGATTGAAAAAAAACAGAGAATTGGTTTACCTGTCTCTCAAGCTTGTCTAAGTAGCACTTTCTAGCCAGTGTATCATCAGTAGCCAGAACTCCTACACAGACATTACTTCCATACTCAACAGGTTTCAAGTTTGCAGCTTTGAGTTCATTTGCAACACAATCACCAACATGGAGGAAAGGAACTGAGCAACCCTGTGAAATCTCATCGTGCCAGGCATGTAAGAACTGGCATGGCATAACAATGCAACATGCTCCAGATTGCTCCAAGAAGAGCCTCTTCTGCCTTAACTTCCCAAGAGCAATACTAGAGTCAGAAGTGAGCTGGTTTCCAGATGACAAAAGCTCTTTCTTGACAAGTGGATCATTGCAGATGACGAATGGAGGTGACTCTTCTCCATCTCTGGTACTCCAACACacaaatttttctaaaaatctGAGAGAGGAAGTGGAAGATGCTCCCATTACTCCAGCAGTGCCTGATGGATGACAAGTTGCACTGTGAGGTCCACTTCTTGAAGCTGAGGAGCTCGGATCCAAATTCTTTGGTTCGGAGGGATCAATTGCACTGTAGGTCTTGAGAACGATCGGAGACAGTCTCGCACTATAAGCAAAGCTTGAAGACTGGGATCTACAAGATGCACATCTTCTTCTTGCACCACCCACACGATGCAGCGATTCAGATAAGGAGCAACGAGGAGATATGGCTATGCTCCTGCAAGAACAGGTTTTGAATCATTGTGTAACAGATAAGGCATTCTAGATAAACACAAAGATACTAAGCACGAGTAAACACAAGGCTGAATTTGAAAAGGTATCAAGTACAATTTTTACCTCTGCAGAGACATCTGGACCGTGGCAGTCGAGGCCTGGGAATTCTGAACACCAACAGGTCTAGTGACTGTGTAGGGAGACTGGCAACAGAGTAACTGGAGAGGCAGAGCTGGAATTGAGAGACTATCCCTCTTCTTCCCAGCAGGCAGATGAGGATAGTGGCAGCTGCAGGTATTTTGTCGGTGGAAGGGTGCGTGGGCTACTGGCTTACATCTTAACAGCTATTAACTACAAGTAAACAAGGACAACATCAAATGCACATGTATTACTCATACTGCCTAACAATAACAATCATTGTAACAGCAGGGAGGAGGGAACAGACAGAGAGGAATCTCAATTATTGAACTGGaatgaagatgatgtttgttttaTCTTTTGTGAGGAGGGCTCTAGCCAAGAGGAAGCACTGCGGAAGATTGTGACTAGTGACTTGGGAACTGCCTCACATCTCAAACATAAAAGATATCTCTTCAGCTCATAGCAGACACCGACTCTCATCTCCCTGGCATTGCTGGCTTCTGAATATTCATCATCAGTCTTCAGCTGTCAAAAGGGGGAAATTACAGTTCCAGCTTTTACTAGCGAAAAAACAAGAAAGCAAGCGTACAAGATATGGACAATACTCACATGACAGTGGGGCTCAGCTCAGCTCCTCACATGTGCTATCATCATCTGCCAGACATCAACAGAGAGCTATAGACAGGGCAAGCAAGAGCCACTTGCAGTTGCATATGCAGCCTTGCCATTGTTGTGCAATACAACAACACAAAGGCTAGGACAGCAGTATTGCTGCGGATGATGGACCACCTTGTAAGTTGGGCAAAGTGTAACCGCTGCATGTGTCGTTGTTTCCTCACTTCAGTCTGTATGATTGATGGTTTTATCAGCTAGCAGTTCAAAATTATCTCTTTTATAACCCGTGTTATCCTAAACGCTAAACGGTAAATAGTCGGTTAACTATCATTTAACTCTTTGTTCAGGCTAAACAGCCATTTAAACGAGTTATACGGCTATTAAAGAGGCTAAATGGGTGATTAA
Protein-coding sequences here:
- the LOC112893085 gene encoding uncharacterized protein LOC112893085, producing the protein MSLQRSIAISPRCSLSESLHRVGGARRRCASCRSQSSSFAYSARLSPIVLKTYSAIDPSEPKNLDPSSSASRSGPHSATCHPSGTAGVMGASSTSSLRFLEKFVCWSTRDGEESPPFVICNDPLVKKELLSSGNQLTSDSSIALGKLRQKRLFLEQSGACCIVMPCQFLHAWHDEISQGCSVPFLHVGDCVANELKAANLKPVEYGSNVCVGVLATDDTLARKCYLDKLERQGFEVLCPDEASMQRTVLPSVDAFRKGDMEGARNLLRVSLQVLLVRAVNTVILASDDLVGILPDDDPLLKKCIDPLDALVREAIVCTRIPRP